A region of Myxococcus stipitatus DSM 14675 DNA encodes the following proteins:
- a CDS encoding RNA ligase (ATP): MERKLVSIQRVDHLEDIPGADSILKARVMGWDVVVKKGDFRVGDACVFFEIDSQLPEGKDWAEFLRPRGFRVKTARLRGVLSQGLALPVSILEGETPPVGTDIREPLGVVKFEPTSPEGSDVAAPFPAEVPKTDEIRLQSALGVLDELRGHDFYVATKLDGTSATYVRMLDGTLVACSRNWALRPSTSRTWQMAEKYNLATVLPPGFAIQGELCGPGIQKNRLGLDALDLFIFSVHDFRTGQYLGHAELLAFCERLGLRMVPVEHVVTGEAARTFDHGLENYLKLAQGLYSGTKNRKEGIVIRPLVERTSPTLGGSRLSFKVINNDFLLKDED; the protein is encoded by the coding sequence ATGGAGAGAAAGCTCGTCTCGATTCAGAGGGTGGACCACCTGGAGGACATTCCCGGAGCTGACAGCATCCTGAAGGCGCGGGTGATGGGCTGGGATGTGGTGGTGAAGAAGGGGGACTTCCGCGTCGGCGACGCCTGTGTCTTCTTCGAAATCGACAGCCAGCTTCCCGAGGGCAAGGACTGGGCGGAGTTCCTCCGGCCCCGAGGTTTCCGGGTGAAGACCGCGCGGCTCCGGGGCGTCCTGTCCCAGGGGCTCGCTCTTCCTGTATCGATTCTCGAGGGAGAGACGCCCCCCGTGGGCACGGACATCCGTGAGCCCCTGGGCGTGGTGAAGTTCGAGCCCACCTCGCCCGAGGGCAGCGACGTCGCCGCGCCCTTCCCGGCCGAGGTCCCGAAGACAGATGAAATCCGGTTGCAGTCCGCCCTGGGCGTGCTGGACGAGCTTCGAGGCCACGACTTCTACGTCGCCACCAAGCTGGACGGCACCTCGGCGACATACGTCAGGATGCTCGACGGAACGCTGGTGGCGTGCTCGCGCAACTGGGCGCTCCGGCCGAGCACGAGCCGGACGTGGCAGATGGCCGAGAAGTACAACCTGGCCACCGTGCTTCCTCCGGGCTTCGCCATCCAGGGTGAGCTGTGCGGCCCGGGCATCCAGAAGAACCGGCTGGGACTGGACGCCCTGGACCTGTTCATCTTCAGTGTCCACGACTTCCGGACCGGCCAGTACCTGGGCCACGCGGAGCTCCTCGCGTTCTGTGAGCGGCTCGGGCTGCGCATGGTGCCCGTCGAACACGTCGTCACGGGTGAGGCCGCGCGGACGTTCGACCACGGCCTGGAGAACTACCTGAAGCTCGCGCAGGGGCTCTACAGCGGCACGAAGAACCGCAAGGAGGGCATCGTCATCCGCCCTCTCGTGGAGCGGACATCGCCCACGCTCGGGGGCAGCAGGCTGTCGTTCAAGGTCATCAACAACGACTTCCTGCTCAAGGATGAGGACTGA
- a CDS encoding rhomboid family intramembrane serine protease, whose amino-acid sequence MIPWVTVALAGVLVGLHGLLWSQGPVDVDALVRWGAKAGPLVLEAGQVWRLLTANLLHRDVLHLLLNVTVLVAAGSALERVCRRSDYLAFLVTVALTTMASSLAWSGAVSVGASGLVYGCLGALLVLGRRHRSLFRVRWLSGESALPTVLVFLWMGWTSVGVDNAGHLGGLVAGGLAGAFLEPRDLAARRSLSRPLGGVLAAVVVAAVVVTERSAWRVERDDGFGISVELPEGWRGEMDGQGRRTFSNGLPGLGRATFSAEAIETGEPVDGLAQARRYQEQTLPLGAPGPEGRTLSVQGPSTTQVGGRMAQRLRARLEGPGEGRHLVAYFVPRGEWVYRLVFTWPAQWPAYQDVVGRMVAELRFDEPSVLREARGRALLMPGASGPRRELGAVLRRLGYPRFAITPLSESVSLSPSHVGGRVELARALLDAGRVEEGCHAADEAQVYGPSDTGALEAGVRCELARGALPRALERLEEARRVDPQDARLRAAEAVLRTVMDVPPPELPPAGGPGVSPHP is encoded by the coding sequence GTGATTCCCTGGGTCACCGTGGCCCTGGCGGGGGTCCTCGTGGGGCTCCACGGCCTCCTCTGGAGCCAGGGGCCGGTGGACGTGGATGCGCTGGTGAGGTGGGGCGCCAAGGCAGGTCCCCTGGTGTTGGAGGCGGGGCAGGTGTGGCGGTTGTTGACGGCCAACCTCCTGCACCGGGACGTGTTGCACCTGCTGCTCAACGTCACCGTGCTCGTGGCCGCGGGCAGCGCGCTGGAGCGGGTCTGCCGGCGAAGCGACTACCTCGCGTTCCTGGTGACGGTGGCGCTGACCACGATGGCCAGCTCGCTCGCCTGGTCCGGTGCGGTGAGCGTGGGCGCCTCGGGGCTCGTCTATGGATGTCTGGGGGCGCTGCTCGTGCTGGGCCGGCGTCACCGCTCGCTCTTCCGCGTTCGTTGGCTCTCGGGTGAGAGCGCGCTCCCCACGGTGCTGGTGTTCCTGTGGATGGGGTGGACCTCGGTCGGGGTGGACAATGCGGGTCATCTCGGAGGGCTCGTTGCGGGAGGGCTCGCCGGAGCCTTCCTGGAGCCGCGCGACCTGGCAGCGCGGCGGAGCTTGTCGAGACCGCTCGGTGGGGTTCTCGCCGCGGTGGTGGTGGCGGCCGTGGTGGTGACGGAGCGTTCGGCGTGGCGTGTGGAGCGCGATGACGGCTTCGGCATCTCGGTGGAGCTGCCGGAGGGTTGGCGCGGAGAGATGGATGGGCAGGGGCGGAGGACGTTCTCCAATGGCCTGCCGGGGCTCGGGCGCGCGACGTTCTCCGCGGAGGCCATCGAGACGGGCGAGCCGGTGGATGGCCTCGCGCAGGCGCGGCGCTACCAGGAGCAGACGCTGCCGCTGGGGGCTCCCGGCCCCGAGGGGCGGACGCTGTCGGTGCAGGGACCGTCGACGACGCAGGTGGGCGGACGCATGGCGCAGCGGCTGCGTGCGCGACTCGAAGGACCGGGTGAAGGACGGCACCTCGTCGCGTACTTCGTGCCTCGCGGTGAGTGGGTCTACCGACTGGTCTTCACCTGGCCCGCGCAGTGGCCCGCCTACCAGGATGTGGTGGGGCGCATGGTGGCGGAGCTGCGATTCGATGAGCCCTCGGTGCTGCGCGAGGCGCGCGGACGGGCCTTGTTGATGCCCGGAGCCTCGGGGCCTCGACGGGAGCTGGGCGCGGTGTTGCGCCGCCTGGGATATCCCCGGTTCGCCATCACTCCGCTCTCGGAGTCGGTGAGCCTTTCGCCGTCACACGTGGGAGGACGGGTGGAGCTGGCGCGCGCGCTGCTCGATGCCGGGAGGGTGGAGGAGGGATGCCACGCTGCGGATGAGGCCCAGGTCTACGGGCCCTCGGACACGGGCGCGCTGGAGGCGGGCGTGCGCTGCGAGCTGGCGCGAGGCGCGCTACCGCGTGCGCTGGAGCGACTGGAAGAAGCGCGGCGCGTGGACCCGCAGGATGCTCGACTGCGGGCCGCGGAGGCCGTGCTGCGGACGGTGATGGACGTCCCCCCACCGGAGCTGCCTCCGGCGGGGGGACCTGGCGTCAGTCCTCATCCTTGA
- a CDS encoding FHA domain-containing protein has translation MLKLIIEDDEGRKTVVPFVRDEITIGRQEGNTIRLTERNVSRRHARLVRLNGHVVVEDLGSYNGTRINGERIAGQSPLSEGDLIQIGDYDLALQAEGANAIGAITTKVPARRQEPEPEPNEPARSSRDEDEAGGGSGDENDHTPPSQDSADKRRNSTSIIRLDHVEADRPRKLEDIPTHDAPRLVVLSPDELRGQEFACIRTELRIGRTDDNDIALDHRSLSRTHAKLVREASGEWRVIDMQSANGMTVNGESYAQASLGSGDIVELGHVKLRFLLAGDAADEGEDSEQPSGSKLKFVVPPIIALALGIGGFFIWNLTQNQGTNPQPGQTPPVVAQTATPPKPAVDPDPTPPPVEQPEAKPPETPPTPAKPSLEQLMAETRKALAAQDLDGAETTAAQMASTGQLTKEAKTLGEEVKAERTYKTQLDAAEKALEDGDLDQARGPIDSAAGSKVFAKRHGELKARFAKLTAEAEAAAQQAAATKPPPEVKPAGGKEQPVAKTPAEILDEQTAELVKKSQALVKAGKYRDALNIAEQCAKKDTSNPDCQLLMGITKARLNEIDEGAKHYRKFLELAPANHPYRKGVEAQLQTYDESKAK, from the coding sequence GTGCTGAAGCTCATCATCGAAGACGACGAGGGGCGCAAGACCGTTGTTCCCTTCGTGCGCGACGAGATCACCATCGGCCGTCAGGAGGGAAACACCATCCGCCTGACGGAACGAAACGTGTCACGTCGGCACGCACGACTGGTGCGGTTGAACGGCCATGTCGTGGTGGAGGACCTGGGTAGCTATAACGGCACCCGGATCAACGGCGAGCGAATCGCGGGTCAGTCACCCCTCAGTGAGGGTGATCTGATCCAGATCGGCGACTACGACCTGGCACTCCAGGCCGAAGGCGCCAACGCCATAGGCGCCATCACTACCAAGGTACCCGCGCGCCGGCAGGAACCGGAGCCAGAGCCCAACGAGCCCGCGCGCTCGTCGCGGGATGAGGACGAGGCTGGGGGAGGGAGTGGTGATGAAAATGACCACACGCCCCCATCCCAGGATTCGGCGGACAAGCGCCGGAACTCCACGTCCATCATCCGGCTGGACCATGTGGAGGCGGATCGTCCTCGGAAGCTGGAGGATATCCCGACCCACGATGCTCCCCGGCTCGTGGTCCTGAGTCCCGACGAGCTCCGAGGTCAGGAGTTCGCGTGCATCAGGACCGAGCTGCGCATCGGCCGCACGGACGACAACGACATCGCGTTGGATCATCGCTCGCTGTCGCGCACACACGCCAAGCTGGTCCGCGAGGCGAGTGGGGAGTGGCGCGTCATCGACATGCAGTCCGCCAACGGGATGACGGTCAACGGCGAGAGCTACGCGCAAGCGTCCCTGGGCAGCGGCGACATCGTCGAGCTGGGCCATGTGAAGCTGCGCTTCCTGCTCGCGGGTGATGCCGCCGACGAGGGCGAGGACTCCGAGCAGCCGTCTGGCAGCAAGTTGAAGTTCGTGGTGCCTCCGATCATCGCCCTGGCACTGGGCATCGGCGGCTTCTTCATCTGGAACCTGACGCAGAACCAGGGCACGAATCCTCAGCCGGGTCAGACGCCTCCGGTGGTGGCGCAGACCGCGACTCCGCCCAAGCCGGCGGTGGACCCCGACCCGACTCCGCCGCCGGTGGAGCAGCCGGAGGCCAAGCCGCCCGAGACGCCGCCCACCCCGGCGAAGCCTTCGCTGGAGCAGTTGATGGCGGAGACGCGCAAGGCCCTCGCGGCACAGGACCTCGATGGCGCGGAGACCACCGCGGCGCAGATGGCCTCTACGGGGCAGCTCACCAAGGAAGCCAAGACGCTCGGCGAGGAAGTGAAGGCCGAGCGGACCTACAAGACCCAGCTCGATGCCGCCGAGAAGGCGCTGGAGGATGGGGACCTGGACCAGGCGCGTGGGCCCATCGACTCCGCCGCTGGCAGCAAGGTTTTCGCCAAGCGCCATGGTGAGTTGAAGGCTCGGTTCGCGAAGTTGACCGCGGAGGCCGAGGCAGCGGCGCAGCAGGCCGCGGCGACGAAGCCGCCTCCCGAGGTCAAGCCCGCGGGTGGCAAGGAACAGCCTGTCGCCAAGACTCCCGCGGAGATTCTCGACGAGCAGACCGCCGAGCTGGTCAAGAAGTCCCAGGCCCTCGTCAAGGCGGGCAAGTATCGGGATGCCCTCAACATCGCGGAGCAATGCGCGAAGAAGGACACCTCGAATCCGGACTGCCAGCTCTTGATGGGCATCACCAAGGCGCGCCTCAACGAGATTGACGAGGGCGCGAAGCACTACCGGAAGTTCCTGGAGCTCGCCCCCGCGAATCACCCCTATCGCAAGGGCGTCGAGGCACAGCTGCAGACGTACGACGAATCCAAGGCCAAGTAG
- a CDS encoding response regulator, which translates to MQIRILVVDDEQDNCDYLKLVLTREGYEVVTTTDPTQTVEILRGSDFHLVILDMMMPQMSGTEVLEQIRKYDTDVAVIVATAYPTVDTAVASLKAQASDYVKKPMEPEQFITAVRNALQKKGLSQDPEADLHRAIGRTIRDARKTQELTLKQLARRTGLSVSLLSQIERAESSASISSLYKIASALQLRMGELFGDT; encoded by the coding sequence GTGCAGATTCGCATCCTGGTGGTTGATGACGAGCAGGACAACTGCGACTACCTCAAGCTGGTGTTGACTCGCGAAGGCTATGAGGTCGTGACCACGACGGACCCCACCCAGACGGTGGAGATCCTCCGTGGCTCGGACTTCCACCTCGTCATCCTCGACATGATGATGCCGCAGATGTCGGGGACCGAGGTGCTCGAGCAGATCCGCAAGTACGACACCGACGTGGCCGTCATCGTCGCCACGGCGTACCCCACGGTGGACACGGCCGTCGCCTCGCTCAAGGCCCAGGCTTCTGACTACGTCAAGAAGCCCATGGAGCCCGAGCAGTTCATCACCGCGGTCCGCAACGCCCTCCAGAAGAAGGGCCTGTCGCAGGACCCGGAGGCCGACCTGCACCGCGCCATCGGTCGCACCATCCGCGACGCGCGCAAGACGCAGGAGCTCACCCTCAAGCAGCTCGCTCGGCGCACGGGCCTGTCCGTGTCCCTGCTGTCCCAGATCGAGCGCGCGGAGTCTTCCGCGTCCATCTCGTCGCTCTACAAGATTGCCTCGGCGCTCCAGCTGCGCATGGGCGAGCTGTTCGGCGACACCTGA
- a CDS encoding enoyl-CoA hydratase/isomerase family protein yields MEPSLEVEDREGGVRVLTLSHPARRNALNDALLARLDAALEPASHVRVLLVRGAGGTFCAGYDLTHLGPPGADGRLPDDTLVECLLKLERHAVPSVALVQGAAVGAGFDLAASCDFRVGAPDALFLMPPAKLGIVYSPEGLARATRLVGLSRAKQLFLTARKLDAREALAWGLLDLCEDDAEARAFALCETLAGHAPGAVSGMKESFGLLSRAPLGDEAQARLRALRAKAFGSEDAKEGREAFLEKRPPRFTGR; encoded by the coding sequence ATGGAGCCCTCGCTGGAGGTCGAGGACCGCGAGGGCGGCGTTCGGGTGTTGACGCTGTCCCATCCGGCCCGCCGCAACGCGCTCAATGACGCGTTGCTGGCCCGGTTGGATGCCGCGCTGGAGCCCGCCTCCCACGTCCGGGTGTTGCTGGTGCGAGGCGCGGGTGGCACGTTCTGCGCGGGCTATGACCTGACGCACCTGGGGCCCCCGGGCGCGGATGGTCGCCTGCCGGATGACACGCTGGTGGAGTGTCTCCTCAAGCTGGAGCGGCACGCGGTGCCCAGTGTGGCGCTGGTGCAGGGCGCGGCGGTGGGCGCGGGCTTCGACCTGGCCGCCTCCTGTGACTTCCGGGTGGGCGCGCCCGACGCGCTCTTCCTCATGCCCCCCGCGAAGCTGGGCATCGTCTACTCGCCGGAGGGACTGGCGCGAGCAACCCGGCTGGTGGGCCTGTCGCGGGCCAAGCAGCTCTTCCTCACCGCGAGGAAGCTCGACGCGCGCGAGGCGCTGGCGTGGGGGCTTCTGGACCTGTGCGAGGACGACGCGGAGGCGCGTGCCTTCGCGTTGTGCGAGACGCTCGCGGGCCATGCGCCCGGGGCCGTGTCTGGAATGAAGGAGTCCTTCGGGCTGCTGTCCCGTGCGCCGCTGGGCGACGAGGCGCAGGCGCGCCTGAGGGCCCTGCGCGCGAAGGCGTTTGGCAGCGAGGACGCGAAGGAAGGGCGCGAGGCCTTCCTGGAGAAGCGTCCGCCCCGCTTCACCGGCCGCTAG
- a CDS encoding acetyl-CoA carboxylase biotin carboxyl carrier protein subunit — MADVAAHITGTVWKIEVKVGQQVKEGETLVILESMKMEMPVDAPEGGGTVKEIRCKEAQSVNEGDVLVVLE; from the coding sequence ATGGCGGACGTGGCGGCGCACATCACGGGCACGGTGTGGAAGATCGAAGTGAAGGTGGGCCAGCAGGTCAAGGAGGGCGAGACGCTCGTCATCCTCGAGTCGATGAAGATGGAGATGCCGGTGGACGCGCCCGAGGGTGGCGGCACCGTGAAGGAGATCCGCTGCAAGGAAGCGCAGTCGGTCAACGAGGGTGATGTCCTCGTGGTGCTCGAGTAG
- a CDS encoding acetyl-CoA carboxylase biotin carboxylase subunit, with protein sequence MFQKLLIANRGEIARRIGAAARQMGLKTVAVYSDADAELPFVKEADEAVRIGPAPAKDSYLSIPAILEAAKKTGAQAVHPGYGFLSENGEFAQACKDAGLIFVGPPPEAMARMKDKSHARKLVAAAGVPVVPGSENVVPDVATALVEAERIGYPVLCKAAGGGGGIGMAAANNPAELEKVFRQCTDRAKASFGREGVYLERYFPAPRHIEVQILGDQHGHLIHCLERECSIQRRHQKVVEEAPSVLFADGKNAALADKLFTAAIAAAKAFGYANAGTVEFLYSEGEVYFIEMNARLQVEHPVTELTTGLDLIGWQLRIAAGEHLTVKQEDVKRRGAALEFRIYAEDPVKFFPSPGPLKVFQPPSGEGVRLDAGYVEGNTVTPNYDPLIAKLIISGATRAEALERSVAALQSFRIEGIKTNIPLHLRIVQDAAFKAGDLDTHFLEHHAKPA encoded by the coding sequence ATGTTCCAGAAGCTGCTCATCGCCAACCGAGGTGAAATCGCGCGTCGTATCGGCGCGGCGGCGCGGCAGATGGGGCTGAAGACCGTCGCTGTGTACTCGGACGCGGACGCGGAGTTGCCCTTCGTGAAGGAGGCGGACGAGGCGGTGCGCATCGGCCCCGCACCGGCGAAGGACAGCTACCTGAGCATCCCCGCCATCCTGGAGGCGGCGAAGAAGACAGGCGCCCAGGCGGTGCACCCGGGCTACGGCTTCCTGTCGGAGAACGGCGAGTTCGCCCAGGCGTGCAAGGACGCGGGGCTCATCTTCGTGGGGCCTCCGCCGGAGGCGATGGCTCGGATGAAGGACAAGAGCCATGCGCGCAAGCTGGTGGCCGCGGCGGGTGTGCCCGTGGTGCCCGGCAGCGAGAACGTGGTTCCGGACGTGGCCACCGCGTTGGTGGAGGCGGAGCGCATCGGCTACCCCGTGCTCTGCAAGGCGGCGGGCGGCGGCGGTGGCATCGGCATGGCCGCGGCGAACAACCCCGCCGAGCTGGAGAAGGTGTTCCGCCAGTGCACGGACCGGGCGAAGGCCTCCTTCGGCCGCGAGGGTGTGTACCTGGAGCGCTACTTCCCCGCGCCTCGCCACATCGAGGTGCAGATCCTGGGCGACCAGCACGGCCACCTGATTCACTGCCTGGAGCGTGAGTGCTCCATCCAGCGGCGGCACCAGAAGGTGGTGGAGGAGGCGCCGTCCGTGCTCTTCGCGGACGGGAAGAACGCGGCCCTGGCGGACAAGCTCTTCACCGCGGCCATCGCGGCGGCCAAGGCGTTCGGCTACGCCAACGCCGGCACCGTGGAGTTCCTGTACTCGGAGGGCGAGGTCTACTTCATCGAGATGAACGCCCGGCTCCAGGTGGAGCACCCGGTGACGGAGCTCACCACGGGGCTGGACCTCATCGGGTGGCAGCTGCGCATCGCCGCGGGTGAGCACCTCACGGTGAAGCAGGAGGACGTGAAGCGGCGCGGGGCGGCGCTGGAGTTCCGCATCTACGCGGAGGATCCGGTGAAGTTCTTCCCGTCGCCCGGGCCGCTGAAGGTGTTCCAGCCGCCGTCGGGTGAAGGGGTCCGGCTGGATGCGGGCTACGTCGAGGGCAACACCGTCACGCCCAACTACGACCCGCTCATCGCCAAGCTCATCATCTCCGGCGCCACGCGCGCGGAGGCGCTCGAGCGCTCGGTGGCGGCGCTGCAGTCCTTCCGCATCGAAGGCATCAAGACGAACATCCCGCTCCACCTGCGAATCGTCCAGGATGCGGCCTTCAAGGCTGGCGACCTGGACACGCATTTCCTGGAGCACCACGCGAAGCCGGCGTAG
- the ftsZ gene encoding cell division protein FtsZ has product MDQFDQSKQAAKIRVVGAGGAGCNAVNTMILSKLDRVDFIAANTDIQALAASKAPTRLQLGQTLTKGLGAGANPEMGREAALESRDQIAAVLEGADMVFVTAGMGGGTGTGAAPIIADIAKSLGCLTVGVVTKPFLFEGNKRRKQAEQGIVELKAAVDTLITIPNQRLLSLSNAPMPLLETFKRADEVLLNAVQGISDLIQYHGYINVDFADVKTIMSDKGLALMGTGHSSGEKRALTAMQQAIASPLLEDVSIDGATGLLINITGGRDMTLQEVNEALTLVHDAADSEAEIFGSLIDENIQDEVKITIIATGFVHRDAPKVRQVVPVVQVPLARPPQQSVLIGAREEVASLVPAKGGAPRPLASVEANKAISNRTAVVKDSALPLDEDQFDIPTFLRRQGQTELP; this is encoded by the coding sequence ATGGACCAGTTTGATCAGAGCAAGCAGGCCGCCAAGATTCGGGTCGTCGGGGCGGGCGGGGCCGGCTGCAACGCGGTCAACACGATGATTCTGTCCAAGCTGGACCGGGTCGACTTCATTGCCGCCAACACCGATATCCAGGCGCTTGCCGCGAGCAAGGCGCCCACGCGACTTCAGTTGGGCCAGACGCTGACCAAGGGTCTGGGAGCCGGGGCGAACCCGGAGATGGGCCGCGAGGCCGCCCTGGAGTCCAGGGACCAGATTGCCGCGGTGCTCGAGGGCGCCGACATGGTCTTCGTGACGGCGGGCATGGGTGGTGGCACGGGCACGGGCGCCGCGCCCATCATCGCGGACATCGCCAAGAGCCTGGGCTGCCTCACGGTGGGTGTCGTCACCAAGCCGTTCCTCTTCGAGGGCAACAAGCGCCGCAAGCAGGCCGAGCAGGGCATCGTCGAGCTCAAGGCCGCGGTGGACACGCTCATCACCATTCCGAACCAGCGCCTGCTGTCGCTCTCCAACGCGCCCATGCCGCTGCTGGAGACGTTCAAGCGCGCCGACGAGGTGCTGCTCAACGCCGTGCAGGGCATCAGCGACCTCATCCAGTACCACGGCTACATCAACGTCGACTTCGCCGACGTGAAGACCATCATGAGCGACAAGGGGCTGGCGCTCATGGGCACGGGGCACTCGTCCGGGGAGAAGCGCGCCCTCACCGCCATGCAGCAGGCCATCGCCAGCCCGCTGCTGGAGGACGTCTCCATCGACGGCGCCACGGGCCTGCTCATCAACATCACGGGCGGCCGGGACATGACGCTTCAGGAGGTCAACGAGGCGCTGACCCTGGTCCACGACGCGGCCGACAGCGAGGCGGAGATCTTCGGCTCGCTCATCGACGAGAACATCCAGGACGAGGTGAAGATCACCATCATCGCCACGGGCTTCGTCCACCGCGACGCGCCCAAGGTGCGCCAGGTGGTGCCGGTGGTGCAGGTCCCTTTGGCCCGTCCGCCGCAGCAGTCGGTGCTCATCGGCGCGCGTGAGGAAGTGGCCAGCCTGGTGCCCGCGAAGGGGGGCGCGCCGCGTCCCCTGGCCTCGGTGGAGGCCAACAAGGCCATCAGCAACCGCACGGCCGTGGTGAAGGACTCCGCGCTCCCGCTGGACGAGGACCAGTTCGACATCCCCACGTTCCTGCGTCGCCAGGGGCAGACCGAGCTCCCGTAA